In one window of Rhinopithecus roxellana isolate Shanxi Qingling chromosome 15, ASM756505v1, whole genome shotgun sequence DNA:
- the LMNTD2 gene encoding LOW QUALITY PROTEIN: lamin tail domain-containing protein 2 (The sequence of the model RefSeq protein was modified relative to this genomic sequence to represent the inferred CDS: deleted 1 base in 1 codon), whose protein sequence is MAPKSGQGVEEAKEEALLSPTERESVSGHLGPPAGAPAAPETPTCLPDTTPHPTRAACSADLQLALESLDPRTLRLLWRQRELEIQALRWAVQNGKDTRLCHILEEVAGIPPNRSSHSQEKFLQNQVQKLTLELKEQKERAQWEKEHLEERLLQTTRTLQEVEAELQNLQKSCLLQLARSSWVGRMLRSQTGSVEVVTAETLMDPSDLSENIQAPTGEGFRLEDVDWNSIAHRYPNLFINMEPSSKQKQPQPWPQLDTGSSESSGKHSERHHKTVEWGCLPCLNTSSSGGADSDSSSYRPGLPSLVQVVGHPPRDHQASSNQALVQARSSSRDLEDLQKTHSPRHGEPVLAPQPCTDPDRRSPEHLQSPIGLKIVAVSCREKFVRIFNPSLESTADLSCMVLKQLVRGLPERLYRFPPGTLLAPRHHITVWGEGTRSAKKPPRASSGREPVPLLSSRGCATLLLSPKGEVLSEHRIPRRETPAPRVFDDGTDLSIDRFPLPESGPRADTCKPPRPPQPLRKGRVREPRVSRRRPGTRGLLPPMSSGKLFHAREGPARPETPGIPAPQHLPTIPGDPTLPSPPAEAGLGLEDRRLQKEQRVRVCRKRVDRSCPLVALSVQSTAESRFGFRFLSCLPVTADTCRGA, encoded by the exons ATGGCCCCCAAGTCTGGCCAGGGGGTTGAAGAAGCCAAGGAAGAGGCTCTTCTGTCCCccacagagcgagagtctgtcagTGGTCACCTGGGACCTCCAGCAGGCGCACCTGCAGCCCCCGAGACCCCCACATGCCTGCCGGACACCACGCCCCACCCCACACGGGCGGCCTGCTCTGCTGACCTGCA gctGGCTCTTGAGTCCCTGGACCCTCGCACACTGCGGCTGCTGTGGAGGCAGCGAGAACTGGAGATCCAGGCCTTGCGGTGGGCTGTCCAGAATGGCAAGGACACCCGGCTCTGCCAcatcctggaggaggtggcagggaTTCCACCCAACAG GAGCTCCCACAGTCAGGAGAAGTTCCTGCAGAACCAGGTCCAGAAGCTGACCCTGGAGTTGAAGGAACAGAAGGAGCGAGCCCAGTGG GAGAAGGAGCACCTGGAGGAGCGGCTATTGCAGACCACCCGCACgctccaggaggtggaggccgaGCTGCAGAACTTGCAGAAGTCCTGCCTCCTGCAGCTGGCCCGCTCCTCGTGGGTGGGCCGCATGCTACGATCCCAGACTGGCAGTGTGGAG GTGGTGACAGCAGAGACTCTGATGGACCCAAGTGACCTCTCTGAAAACATTCAGGCCCCCACTGGGGAG GGCTTTCGACTGGAGGACGTGGACTGGAACAGCATTGCCCACCGGTACCCCAACCTCTTCATCAACATGGAGCCCAGCTCAAAGCAAAA gcagccccagccctggccacAGCTGGATACAGGGAGCTCAGAGTCCTCTGGAAAGCACTCTGAGCGGCATCACAAGACGGTGGAGTGGGGCTGCCTGCCCTGTCTGAACACCAGCAGCTCAGGGGGCGCTGACTCGGACTCCAGCAGCTACCGGCCGGGCCTGCCTTCCCTCGTGCAGGTGGTAGGGCACCCACCCCGGGACCACCAAGCTTCCTCCAATCAGGCGCTGGTACAGGCCAGGAGCTCCAGCAGGGACTTGGAAG ATCTCCAGAAAACCCACTCACCCAGGCACGGCGAGCCAGTCCTGGCGCCCCAGCCCTGCACAGACCCTGACCGTCGGAGCCCGGAACACCTGCAGAG CCCGATAGGCCTGAAGATCGTGGCCGTGAGCTGCCGGGAGAAGTTCGTCCGCATCTTCAACCCGTCGCTGGAGAGCACGGCCGACCTGAGCTGCATGGTGCTGAAGCAGCTGGTGCGCGGCTTGCCAGAGCGCCTGTACCGCTTCCCGCCGGGCACGCTGCTGGCCCCGCGGCACCACATCACG GTCTGGGGCGAGGGGACCCGCAGCGCCAAGAAGCCGCCGCGCGCGTCCTCGGGCCGGGAGCCCGTCCCCCTCCTCTCCAGCCGCGGCTGCGCGACGCTGCTCCTGAGCCCCAAGGGCGAG GTTCTCAGTGAGCACCGGATCCCACGCCGCGAGACTCCGGCCCCGAGGGTCTTCGACGACGGCACCGACCTGTCCATCGACCGCTTCCCGCTCCCTGAA TCAGGGCCCCGCGCAGACACCTGCAAGCCGCCGCGCCCACCTCAACCCCTGCGCAAAGGCCGGGTGCGGGAGCCCCGGGTCAGTCGCCGGAGACCAGG CACGCGGGGCCTGCTGCCCCCAATGAGCTCGGGGAAACTCTTCCACGCGCGGGAGGGGCCCGCGCGGCCCGAGACTCCCGGGATCCCCGCGCCGCAGCACCTGCCCACCATCCCAGGTGACCCCACCCTGCCGTCGCCTCCCGCAGAGGCCGGGCTGGGACTGGAGGACCGTCGGCTCCAGAAGGAGCAACGAGTTCGG GTGTGCCGGAAGCGCGTGGACCGGAGCTGCCCCCTGGTGGCCCTGTCGGTGCAGAGCACGGCGGAGAGCAGATTCGGCTTCCGCTTCCTCAGCTGCCTGCCGGTCACCGCGGACACCTGCCGCGGCGCCTAG